One genomic region from Nocardioides plantarum encodes:
- a CDS encoding TOMM precursor leader peptide-binding protein, producing MTTLAVRADARTDGRTDALAEALADLTAAVATHGDADVTVHHGFDLAAERAAHDVSRRTGRPHVSVRVAADEVLVGPHHEPDTDAGCTACAGCAEARLRQVLDHPLEAHAGVSRTAADAPTHPALPDLLAGAALLLATDPLRPGELLAVGLDGLRRHRIARSVACAICHAPPAESPDVVVPSPLELAAVPADPADASRGAHPSHLLDETTLEARVVDDRFGPVRRVLRESHAPFAMSMAVVAGSPVMGHGRSLRFAGTRSVAVLEAYERLAGFPYDVATVTDRSLTEVEAHAVDPRRLGRYSAAQLAHPTSRVEPFDPDLPIDWVWGHDLATGRPRLVPADLAFYQYDYRHRHDVRASRADDRRPRRCFLESSSGCAVGSSVEEAAVHALFEVAERDAFQLAWHRRRPLPSVPVASIDDDAVRAMTRLVNGRGYDVHVLVATQDVAVPVVWVLALRPDGTFPASYSSAGSGIDPVAAVRSALREVAQLVTNPVDWTPDTVAPMLADPWQVLELEDHVRYYSVPETAPRAAACLGGPTTTLAEAFPGWPDAVAREAGGDVRGLLHLVGDRFAAAGCPEVVLVDQSSREHRDQGIAAVRAVVPGTVPMCFGQAHQRLEGIARLDAVLADAPPSDLGSGLLDPHPFP from the coding sequence ATGACCACCCTGGCCGTGCGTGCCGATGCGCGCACCGATGGGCGCACCGACGCGCTGGCCGAGGCGCTGGCGGACCTGACCGCCGCCGTCGCGACCCACGGCGACGCCGACGTCACGGTCCACCACGGGTTCGACCTCGCCGCCGAGCGCGCCGCCCACGACGTCTCGCGCCGGACCGGCCGTCCTCACGTCTCCGTGCGCGTCGCCGCCGACGAGGTCCTGGTCGGCCCGCACCACGAGCCCGACACGGACGCCGGGTGCACCGCCTGCGCCGGGTGCGCCGAGGCCCGGCTGCGCCAGGTCCTCGACCACCCGCTCGAGGCCCACGCCGGCGTCTCGAGGACCGCCGCGGACGCACCGACCCACCCGGCCCTGCCCGACCTGCTCGCCGGCGCCGCCCTGCTGCTCGCGACCGACCCGCTGCGCCCGGGCGAGCTGCTCGCCGTCGGCCTCGACGGGCTGCGCCGCCACCGGATCGCCCGCAGCGTCGCCTGCGCGATCTGCCACGCCCCGCCCGCGGAGTCGCCCGACGTCGTCGTACCGTCCCCGCTCGAGCTGGCCGCGGTCCCCGCCGACCCTGCCGACGCCTCACGGGGCGCGCACCCCAGCCACCTGCTCGACGAGACGACGCTCGAGGCCCGCGTGGTCGACGACCGCTTCGGCCCGGTGCGCCGGGTGCTGCGCGAGTCCCACGCCCCCTTCGCGATGAGCATGGCCGTCGTCGCGGGGTCCCCGGTGATGGGCCACGGCCGGTCCCTGCGCTTCGCCGGCACCCGCTCGGTGGCGGTGCTGGAGGCCTACGAGCGGCTCGCCGGCTTCCCGTACGACGTCGCCACCGTCACCGACCGCAGCCTCACCGAGGTCGAGGCGCACGCCGTCGACCCGCGTCGTCTCGGGCGCTACTCCGCCGCCCAGCTGGCCCACCCGACCAGCCGGGTCGAGCCGTTCGACCCCGACCTGCCGATCGACTGGGTCTGGGGCCACGACCTCGCCACCGGTCGCCCGCGCCTCGTGCCGGCCGACCTGGCGTTCTACCAGTACGACTACCGCCACCGTCACGACGTCCGCGCCTCGCGGGCCGACGACCGGCGCCCGCGGCGCTGCTTCCTGGAGTCGTCCAGCGGCTGCGCCGTGGGCTCGTCGGTGGAGGAGGCCGCGGTGCACGCCCTGTTCGAGGTGGCCGAGCGCGACGCCTTCCAGCTCGCCTGGCACCGGCGCCGCCCGTTGCCGAGCGTCCCGGTCGCGAGCATCGACGACGACGCCGTGCGCGCGATGACCCGGCTGGTCAACGGCCGCGGCTACGACGTGCACGTGCTCGTCGCCACCCAGGACGTCGCCGTCCCCGTCGTCTGGGTGCTCGCGCTGCGACCCGACGGCACCTTCCCGGCGTCGTACTCCTCGGCCGGGTCGGGCATCGACCCCGTCGCCGCGGTGCGCAGCGCGCTGCGCGAGGTCGCCCAGCTGGTGACCAACCCGGTCGACTGGACGCCCGACACCGTGGCCCCGATGCTGGCCGACCCGTGGCAGGTCCTCGAGCTCGAGGACCACGTCCGCTACTACTCCGTGCCCGAGACCGCGCCCCGGGCCGCGGCCTGCCTCGGCGGTCCCACGACCACCCTGGCCGAGGCCTTCCCCGGCTGGCCCGACGCCGTCGCCCGCGAGGCCGGCGGCGACGTCCGCGGGCTGCTCCACCTCGTCGGCGACCGCTTCGCCGCGGCCGGCTGCCCCGAGGTCGTGCTGGTCGACCAGTCCTCCCGCGAGCACCGCGACCAGGGCATCGCCGCCGTCCGTGCCGTCGTACCGGGCACCGTGCCGATGTGCTTCGGCCAGGCCCACCAGCGACTCGAGGGCATCGCGCGCCTCGACGCCGTCCTGGCCGACGCGCCGCCGTCCGACCTCGGCTCCGGGCTCCTCGACCCCCACCCGTTCCCGTGA